A region of Mammaliicoccus sp. Dog046 DNA encodes the following proteins:
- the icd gene encoding NADP-dependent isocitrate dehydrogenase: protein MTAEKITTNQGVLNVPNNPVIPFIIGDGIGPDIWNAASRVLDAAVEKAYNGEKKIEWKEVLAGQKAFDETGEWLPNETLETIREYLIAIKGPLTTPIGGGIRSLNVALRQELDLFTCLRPVRWFQGVPSPVKRPEDTDMVIFRENTEDIYAGIEFQEGTPEAKKVVDFLQDEMGAKNIRFPETSGIGVKPVSKEGTERLVRAAINYAFDNNRRNLTLVHKGNIMKFTEGAFKKWGYDLAEREFGDRVFTWQQYDKIVEEQGKEAADKAQSDAEAEGKLLVKDSIADIFLQQILTRPAEFDVVATMNLNGDYISDALAAQVGGIGIAPGANINYETGHAIFEATHGTAPKYAGLDKVNPSSVLLSGVLMLEHLGWQEAADKVTQSVEATIASKVVTYDFARLMDGATEVKSSEFADELIKNLP, encoded by the coding sequence ATGACAGCAGAAAAAATTACTACAAACCAAGGTGTTTTAAATGTTCCGAACAATCCAGTTATACCGTTTATTATTGGGGACGGCATTGGTCCAGATATCTGGAATGCAGCAAGCAGAGTGTTAGATGCTGCAGTTGAAAAAGCATATAACGGTGAAAAGAAAATCGAATGGAAAGAAGTACTTGCTGGTCAAAAAGCATTCGATGAAACTGGAGAATGGTTACCTAACGAAACTTTAGAAACAATTAGAGAATATTTAATTGCGATTAAAGGGCCATTAACTACACCAATTGGTGGCGGTATTCGTTCATTAAACGTGGCATTACGTCAAGAGTTAGACTTATTTACTTGTCTACGCCCAGTACGTTGGTTCCAAGGGGTTCCTTCACCTGTTAAACGTCCAGAAGATACTGATATGGTAATCTTCCGTGAGAATACAGAAGATATCTATGCTGGTATTGAATTCCAAGAAGGTACACCAGAAGCTAAAAAAGTAGTAGACTTCTTACAAGATGAAATGGGTGCTAAAAACATTAGATTCCCAGAAACTTCAGGTATCGGTGTTAAACCAGTATCTAAAGAAGGTACAGAACGTTTAGTAAGAGCAGCAATTAATTATGCTTTCGATAATAACCGTCGTAACCTTACTTTAGTTCATAAAGGTAATATTATGAAATTTACTGAAGGTGCATTTAAAAAATGGGGCTATGATTTAGCTGAACGTGAATTTGGAGATCGTGTCTTCACTTGGCAACAATACGATAAAATTGTTGAAGAACAAGGTAAAGAAGCTGCTGATAAAGCACAATCAGATGCTGAAGCAGAAGGTAAATTACTTGTTAAAGATTCAATTGCCGACATTTTCTTACAACAAATTTTAACGCGTCCTGCTGAATTTGATGTAGTAGCAACAATGAACTTAAACGGTGACTACATTTCAGATGCATTAGCTGCACAAGTTGGTGGAATTGGTATTGCACCTGGAGCTAATATTAACTATGAAACAGGACACGCTATCTTTGAAGCTACACATGGTACAGCTCCTAAATATGCTGGATTAGATAAAGTTAATCCATCTTCAGTATTACTTAGTGGTGTATTAATGTTAGAACACTTAGGTTGGCAAGAAGCTGCTGACAAAGTAACTCAATCAGTTGAAGCTACAATTGCTTCTAAAGTAGTAACATATGACTTCGCTCGCTTAATGGATGGCGCTACTGAAGTTAAATCTTCAGAGTTCGCTGATGAATTAATCAAAAATTTACCATAA
- the mdh gene encoding malate dehydrogenase, with protein sequence MKVTRKKISIIGAGFTGSTAAFIAAQKELGDVVLVDRPQSENPTKGKALDIAESAPVLGFDSKVTGTSSYEDTKDSDIVIITAGVARKPGMTRDDLVQTNQSVMKSVTEEIVKYSPNAIIIVLTNPVDAMTYTVYKTSGFPKERVIGQSGVLDTARFRTFVAEALNLSVKDVTGFVLGGHGDTMVPLIRYSAAGGVPLTSLLSEDKINEIVDRTRTGGAEIVNLLGNGSAYYAPAAALVEMTEAILKNQKRVLPSIAYLDGEYGYEDIYLGVPTVLGENGIEKIIELDLTTDEKQLLDESAESVKVVRDILQ encoded by the coding sequence ATTAAAGTGACAAGAAAGAAAATTTCTATTATTGGTGCAGGATTTACAGGATCGACGGCGGCTTTTATAGCGGCTCAGAAAGAATTAGGCGATGTTGTACTTGTTGATAGACCACAATCAGAAAATCCAACTAAAGGTAAAGCATTAGATATCGCAGAAAGTGCACCTGTACTAGGATTTGATTCAAAAGTAACTGGTACTTCAAGTTATGAAGATACAAAAGACTCAGATATAGTAATTATAACTGCCGGTGTAGCACGAAAACCTGGTATGACAAGAGATGATTTAGTACAAACAAATCAAAGTGTTATGAAATCAGTAACTGAAGAAATTGTTAAATATTCACCGAATGCGATTATAATTGTCTTAACTAACCCTGTAGATGCTATGACTTATACAGTCTATAAAACATCAGGTTTCCCTAAAGAAAGAGTTATTGGACAATCTGGTGTATTAGATACAGCAAGATTCAGAACTTTTGTGGCTGAAGCACTTAATTTATCAGTGAAAGATGTTACTGGATTTGTATTAGGTGGTCATGGTGATACGATGGTTCCGTTAATTAGATATTCAGCTGCTGGGGGCGTACCTTTAACAAGCTTATTATCTGAAGATAAGATCAATGAAATTGTTGATCGTACAAGAACAGGTGGCGCAGAAATTGTGAACTTGTTAGGCAATGGTTCAGCATATTATGCTCCGGCTGCTGCGTTAGTTGAAATGACTGAAGCTATCCTTAAAAATCAAAAACGCGTATTACCGTCAATTGCTTATTTAGATGGTGAATATGGTTATGAAGATATATATTTAGGAGTACCTACTGTTTTAGGTGAAAATGGTATAGAAAAAATTATAGAATTAGATTTAACAACTGATGAGAAGCAGTTATTAGATGAATCTGCAGAATCAGTTAAAGTAGTTAGAGATATCTTACAATAA
- a CDS encoding response regulator transcription factor translates to MSQKVLVVDDEQSIVTLLKYNIEQAGYQVIVAYDGVQALEKVNDEKPDLVVLDVMLPEKDGIEVCKTIRSDKNQVPILMLTAKDDEFDRVLGLELGADDYMTKPFSPREVVARVKAILRRVGQVESNQLDDDEDIILGAIRIRPDYFEVYRNDELLELTPKEFELLLYLIERQGRVITREHMLNSVWNYEFAGDSRIVDVHISHLRDKLEENPKQPQFIKTVRGLGYKLERPKNND, encoded by the coding sequence ATGTCACAAAAGGTATTGGTAGTAGACGATGAACAATCAATCGTTACATTGCTTAAATATAATATAGAACAAGCTGGTTACCAAGTAATCGTAGCATATGATGGTGTGCAAGCACTTGAGAAAGTAAATGATGAAAAACCTGATTTGGTAGTGTTAGATGTGATGTTACCTGAAAAGGATGGAATTGAAGTTTGTAAGACGATACGTTCAGATAAGAATCAAGTACCAATTCTGATGTTAACTGCAAAAGATGACGAGTTTGATAGAGTATTAGGACTTGAACTTGGTGCAGATGATTACATGACGAAGCCATTCTCGCCACGAGAAGTTGTTGCACGTGTTAAAGCAATTTTACGTCGTGTTGGCCAAGTTGAAAGTAATCAATTAGACGACGATGAGGATATTATTTTAGGTGCTATTAGAATTAGACCAGATTATTTCGAAGTATATCGTAATGATGAATTATTAGAATTAACACCTAAAGAATTCGAATTGTTATTATATCTGATTGAAAGACAAGGTCGAGTGATTACGAGAGAACATATGCTGAATTCAGTATGGAATTATGAATTTGCTGGTGATTCTAGAATTGTTGACGTACATATTAGTCATTTGAGGGATAAACTTGAAGAAAATCCTAAACAACCGCAATTTATAAAAACTGTAAGGGGTTTAGGGTATAAGTTAGAAAGACCGAAAAATAATGATTAA